One Candidatus Sulfurimonas baltica DNA segment encodes these proteins:
- a CDS encoding helix-turn-helix domain-containing protein has product MSKFDLIAMLRENYKRMLLTKKETANELNVSEATIDRMRQNGLLNSKKVLGQIMFSLDEIARFLYEA; this is encoded by the coding sequence ATGTCAAAATTTGATTTGATAGCGATGCTCAGAGAGAACTATAAAAGAATGTTACTTACTAAGAAAGAGACTGCAAACGAGCTTAATGTTAGTGAGGCTACAATTGATAGAATGAGACAAAATGGGTTATTAAACTCTAAAAAAGTCTTAGGACAAATTATGTTTTCTTTAGATGAAATAGCAAGGTTTCTATATGAAGCATAG
- a CDS encoding DUF932 domain-containing protein — protein sequence MSKLLPLSAIELMNNYPVLYTKVPHEDVSEKYSIISSIDIINELKDKFNWHVTSVQVAPVRDESREDKQVHCVRLRHFDDLIAPQESAVEILFFNSFDRSKAFTISVGIFRFSCANGLVVGETFDSYKLRHIGDLENNLDEIIQKITEFKPKLEQKIRKFSSLMLSQQEMETYAKLSLPLKFASHLEVDSKQLLVPHREEDMQDTSLYTVLNILQENLIRANNITGVNKETGRRFTSREITSISKDYEINVGLFDLAERIYQIKQPEAQALVA from the coding sequence ATGTCAAAATTACTACCACTTTCAGCTATAGAGCTGATGAATAATTACCCTGTTTTATACACTAAAGTTCCACACGAAGATGTTTCTGAAAAATACTCAATAATTTCTAGTATTGATATTATTAACGAATTAAAAGACAAGTTTAACTGGCATGTTACTTCTGTACAAGTCGCACCCGTACGAGATGAATCACGTGAAGACAAGCAAGTTCACTGTGTCCGTCTTCGTCACTTCGATGATTTAATAGCCCCACAAGAGTCAGCAGTTGAGATATTATTCTTCAACTCTTTTGACCGTTCTAAGGCTTTTACTATCTCAGTAGGTATCTTTAGATTTTCCTGTGCTAACGGTTTGGTAGTTGGCGAAACATTTGATAGCTATAAACTCCGTCATATTGGAGATCTTGAAAACAACCTCGATGAAATCATTCAAAAGATTACAGAGTTCAAGCCTAAGCTAGAGCAAAAGATAAGAAAATTCTCTTCACTTATGTTATCTCAGCAAGAGATGGAAACTTATGCAAAACTCTCACTTCCCTTGAAATTTGCATCTCACTTAGAAGTTGATTCTAAACAGTTGTTAGTACCACATAGGGAAGAGGATATGCAAGATACAAGTCTCTACACTGTACTTAATATTTTACAAGAAAATTTAATCCGTGCAAACAATATTACCGGTGTAAATAAAGAGACTGGAAGACGCTTTACATCTCGTGAAATTACCTCTATATCAAAAGACTATGAAATTAATGTTGGTCTATTTGACTTAGCCGAAAGAATCTACCAAATCAAACAACCTGAAGCCCAAGCTTTAGTAGCATAA
- a CDS encoding GGDEF domain-containing protein, with the protein MSSQFNKFYKFLPFITIVIGISVSIFVGWFTYHYYEEKENSHLELASNEIVVLVEARMAAYEQVLRSGVGFFNASDSVSRNAWAIFVKDHKLNDNFKGIQGFGYSEVVFPQNKLVHEERIKKEGFADFKIHPDGQRELYTSIIYLEPFDERNIRAFGYDMFSEKVRREAMLKAMKSGEATLSGKITLVQEFDTNIQAGFLVYLPVYKKGSKLATPQDRVSATQGFVYATFRANDLMDGVLGTMFPHIHFEIFDGNLPTKQSILFDSNTNNEFTLVYKTTNLTINGHTWTLLFRTNSILESEDIYIVFIIPSFILILTLLLYLLLNSLIKTKENAVQIAKKATQKLQDSEERLRYALEGAGDGLWDWNLKTNEVFFSKRWKEMLGFAEDEIDSTLDEWKSRIHPEEIEQVYADITAHIEGKSDAYINEHRVKCKDDSYKWILDRGIIVSRDIDGNPVRMVGSHSDISERKQSQLRIEALSVTDRLTQLYNRLKLDEIFAMKLATAGRYNTPFSVVIIDIDLFKLVNDTWGHQAGDDVLKEFSAIIKNNARETDIVGRWGGEEFLILSSDTDLDGAIKLSEKLREMVSSFKFSFTGHKTASFGVSSYHAGDDEKTMIKRADDALYRAKENGRNRVEAEEYN; encoded by the coding sequence ATGTCTTCTCAATTTAATAAGTTTTATAAATTTTTACCATTTATTACAATTGTTATTGGAATTTCAGTCAGCATCTTCGTTGGGTGGTTTACCTATCACTACTATGAGGAAAAGGAAAACTCACACCTAGAATTAGCAAGTAATGAAATAGTTGTCCTAGTAGAAGCCCGTATGGCAGCATATGAGCAAGTTTTAAGAAGCGGTGTTGGTTTCTTTAATGCTTCGGATAGTGTCTCTCGCAATGCATGGGCAATATTTGTCAAAGATCACAAACTAAATGATAACTTCAAAGGAATTCAGGGATTTGGTTATTCTGAGGTTGTTTTTCCACAGAATAAGCTTGTACATGAAGAGCGTATAAAAAAAGAAGGCTTTGCTGATTTCAAAATACATCCAGATGGACAAAGGGAGCTGTATACTTCCATAATATACCTAGAGCCATTTGACGAGCGTAATATTAGAGCTTTTGGTTATGACATGTTCTCTGAAAAAGTACGTAGAGAAGCTATGTTAAAAGCAATGAAAAGTGGAGAAGCAACACTCTCTGGTAAAATTACACTTGTTCAAGAATTTGACACAAATATTCAGGCTGGTTTTTTGGTCTATTTACCGGTATACAAAAAAGGTTCAAAGCTAGCCACCCCTCAAGATAGAGTTTCGGCTACTCAAGGCTTTGTATATGCTACATTTCGTGCAAACGACCTTATGGATGGTGTTTTGGGCACTATGTTTCCTCACATACATTTTGAAATTTTTGATGGTAATCTCCCTACAAAACAAAGTATTCTCTTTGACTCCAATACTAATAATGAGTTTACATTAGTGTATAAAACAACAAATCTGACAATTAATGGGCACACTTGGACACTTTTATTTAGGACAAATAGCATATTAGAAAGTGAAGATATTTACATTGTTTTTATAATTCCAAGTTTTATCCTGATTCTAACTTTATTGCTATATTTATTGCTAAATTCATTAATTAAGACGAAAGAAAATGCAGTGCAAATTGCAAAAAAAGCTACTCAAAAGTTGCAGGATTCAGAAGAAAGACTTAGATATGCACTAGAAGGTGCTGGAGATGGATTATGGGATTGGAATTTAAAGACAAATGAGGTCTTTTTTTCAAAACGATGGAAAGAGATGCTTGGATTTGCAGAAGATGAGATAGACTCAACTTTGGATGAATGGAAAAGTAGGATTCATCCGGAAGAAATTGAACAGGTTTATGCAGACATAACAGCACATATTGAAGGTAAAAGTGATGCTTACATAAATGAGCATAGAGTCAAATGCAAAGATGACTCTTATAAATGGATACTTGATAGAGGTATTATAGTGAGTCGTGATATTGATGGGAATCCAGTACGAATGGTTGGCTCACACAGTGATATTTCTGAGCGTAAACAGTCTCAATTGAGAATTGAGGCACTTTCTGTAACGGATAGACTGACACAGCTTTATAATCGTCTAAAATTAGACGAGATTTTTGCTATGAAACTAGCGACAGCAGGAAGGTATAATACACCTTTTTCTGTAGTTATTATTGATATTGATTTATTCAAGCTTGTAAATGATACTTGGGGACACCAAGCAGGCGATGATGTTTTAAAAGAGTTTTCGGCAATTATAAAAAACAATGCCAGAGAAACAGATATTGTTGGCAGATGGGGAGGTGAAGAGTTTTTAATACTATCCTCAGACACAGACCTTGATGGTGCTATTAAATTATCTGAAAAATTAAGAGAGATGGTGTCTTCATTTAAATTTTCATTTACAGGACACAAAACTGCCAGTTTTGGAGTGAGCTCATATCATGCAGGCGATGATGAAAAGACTATGATAAAACGAGCCGATGATGCTTTATATCGTGCAAAAGAAAATGGAAGAAACAGAGTGGAAGCCGAGGAATATAACTAA
- a CDS encoding Rad52/Rad22 family DNA repair protein encodes MFNDKTNQVLGYEIESSRIKSRQKGNITLSYLEGFDIIETANRVFGFGNWDYSTKLEVVSQEVNQNQNHVICYKALVSILVHDVSHSKQVSREDVGFGTGIAKTLADAHEGGAKEAVTDAIKRTLRSFGNQFGNSLYDKSRQHQNNQMQNQQSAQIQQYQTPVPEQLPSQQQSHNPNDYSSLYNIGLQVVDDNNGNLLITGDDIYNKRDSIKACGFKFDPSSKQWWKPVEQQQAA; translated from the coding sequence ATGTTTAACGATAAAACGAATCAAGTCTTAGGATATGAGATAGAAAGCAGTAGAATTAAAAGTCGCCAAAAAGGTAATATCACCCTCTCGTATTTAGAAGGATTTGATATTATTGAAACGGCAAACAGAGTCTTTGGTTTCGGCAACTGGGACTACTCTACTAAGTTAGAAGTTGTATCTCAAGAGGTCAATCAAAATCAAAATCATGTTATCTGCTATAAAGCTCTTGTAAGTATATTAGTTCATGATGTTTCTCACTCTAAACAAGTGTCTCGTGAAGATGTAGGATTTGGTACTGGTATTGCAAAAACATTAGCTGATGCACATGAGGGTGGAGCTAAGGAAGCAGTAACAGATGCAATCAAGAGAACATTAAGAAGCTTTGGTAATCAGTTCGGTAATTCACTCTATGATAAAAGCCGTCAACACCAAAACAATCAAATGCAGAATCAACAATCTGCACAAATTCAACAGTATCAAACACCAGTACCCGAACAATTGCCATCTCAACAACAGTCTCATAATCCAAATGATTACTCATCACTCTATAATATAGGATTACAAGTGGTTGATGACAACAATGGTAACCTTCTCATAACTGGTGATGACATATACAATAAAAGAGATTCTATAAAAGCATGTGGTTTTAAATTTGACCCCTCTTCTAAACAATGGTGGAAACCTGTAGAACAACAGCAGGCTGCCTAG